A genomic segment from Nicotiana sylvestris chromosome 1, ASM39365v2, whole genome shotgun sequence encodes:
- the LOC104217417 gene encoding probable polygalacturonase At1g80170 has translation MAKTKILFILFLVLLVESLGNALEKNLEEEIFSEFEDFDDINEDEEEVFELQKNGRGNKVLVNVDSFGAVGDGTSDDTKAFVDAWNQACSKRRSVFLVPSGRTYLVNATRFNGPCANRLIIQVDGTIMAPSDPEDWDPKSPKAWLVFNNLTGTTFQGHGVIDGSGSKWWAASCKKNKTNPCKAAPRALTIDSSSGIRVKGLTFQNSQQMHFVISRSDSVRVNGIMISSPGDSPNTDGIHISESTNVVLQDCKIGTGDDCISIVNASSNIRMKTIHCGPGHGISIGSLGKDDSVGIVTRVVLDTAFLKGTTNGLRIKTWQGGSGYVRTVRFQNVRMEDVSNPIIIDQFYCDSQKPCHNQTSAVEISEVMYRNVSGTSKSQKAMKFACSDTVPCSHITLDNVNLEGRDGTAEVYCNSATGIIAGYVHPEAECLNSSDKKIEQKIEEYNVHTEL, from the exons ATGGCTAAGACAAAGATACTCttcattttatttcttgttttgttAGTTGAGTCTCTTGGAAATGCACTTGAGAAGAATCTTGAAGAAGAAATTTTTTCAGAGTTTGAAGATTTTGATGACATtaatgaagatgaagaagaagtatTTGAACTACAGAAAAATGGAAGGGGGAATAAAGTTCTTGTCAATGTTGATAGTTTTGGTGCAGTTGGTGATGGAACTTCTGATGACACCAAG GCATTTGTAGATGCATGGAACCAAGCTTGTTCGAAACGAAGATCAGTCTTCTTGGTCCCTTCAGGACGCACTTATCTAGTGAATGCAACCAGATTCAACGGGCCTTGTGCCAACAGATTAATCATCCAG GTCGATGGAACCATAATGGCACCAAGCGATCCTGAGGACTGGGATCCAAAGAGTCCAAAAGCTTGGCTTGTGTTCAACAATTTGACAGGAACTACATTCCAAGGGCATGGAGTAATTGATGGATCAGGCAGCAAATGGTGGGCAGCATCATGCAAGAAGAACAAGACCAAT CCTTGTAAAGCAGCACCAAGG GCATTAACTATAGACTCAAGCTCAGGAATAAGGGTGAAGGGCCTTACATTCCAAAATAGCCAACAGATGCATTTTGTCATTTCTCGATCGGATTCTGTACGTGTAAATGGCATTATGATTTCTTCTCCTGGAGATAGTCCTAATACCGATGGAATCCATATAAGTGAATCAACAAATGTTGTACTCCAGGACTGCAAAATCGGGACAG GCGATGACTGCATATCAATCGTCAATGCTAGTTCCAATATCAGGATGAAGACAATCCACTGTGGTCCTGGCCATGGAATCAG CATTGGGAGCCTTGGTAAGGACGACTCTGTCGGCATAGTGACAAGGGTAGTACTGGATACTGCATTCCTCAAAGGTACCACAAACGGCCTCAGGATCAAGACATGGCAG GGAGGATCAGGTTATGTTCGCACAGTGCGCTTCCAAAATGTAAGGATGGAAGATGTTTCAAATCCAATCATCATCGATCAATTCTATTGCGACTCACAAAAACCTTGCCATAATCAG ACATCTGCAGTTGAGATAAGTGAAGTAATGTATCGCAACGTTAGTGGAACGTCAAAAAGCCAAAAGGCGATGAAATTCGCGTGTAGTGACACCGTCCCCTGCAGCCACATTACCCTGGACAATGTCAACTTAGAGGGTAGAGATGGCACAGCTGAAGTATACTGCAACTCTGCAACAGGCATTATAGCCGGTTATGTTCATCCAGAAGCAGAGTGTCTCAACTCATCTGATAAGAAAATTGAGCAGAAAATTGAAGAATACAATGTTCACACTGAGCTATGA